A portion of the Malania oleifera isolate guangnan ecotype guangnan chromosome 3, ASM2987363v1, whole genome shotgun sequence genome contains these proteins:
- the LOC131151278 gene encoding membrane protein PM19L-like: MGGGAGRYVAGPLLLLNLIMYIVVVGFASWCLNRFINGQTHNPGFGGNGATVFFLIFSILAGVVGAASKLIGSHHIKAWRNDSFASAASTAVVAWAITALAFGLACKEIHIGGYRGWRLRVLEAFIIILTFTQLLYIAMLHTGLMGSSSRDTVGVPPGDPMHGGGTPGTGSRV, translated from the exons ATGGGTGGAGGAGCTGGAAGATACGTAGCAGGCCCCCTGCTGCTTCTTAATTTGATAATGTATATCGTTGTGGTAGGCTTTGCTAGTTGGTGTCTTAACAGGTTCATCAATGGCCAAACTCACAACCCTG ggtTCGGAGGAAATGGTGCGACAGTGTTCTTCCTGATCTTTTCGATCTTGGCCGGCGTGGTAGGCGCGGCATCAAAGCTGATCGGCAGCCATCATATCAAGGCGTGGAGGAACGATAGCTTCGCATCAGCGGCATCAACCGCTGTCGTTGCATGGGCCATCACTGCCCTAGCTTTTGG GTTGGCATGCAAGGAGATACATATTGGAGGGTACAGGGGATGGAGGCTAAGGGTATTGGAGGCATTTATCATAATTCTAACCTTCACCCAGTTGCTCTATATCGCGATGCTTCACACTGGTTTGATGGGTAGCTCCAGTCGAGACACTGTGGGCGTACCTCCAGGCGACCCCATGCACGGAGGTGGTACTCCGGGCACCGGATCTAGGGTTTGA